The following proteins come from a genomic window of Anopheles ziemanni chromosome 3, idAnoZiCoDA_A2_x.2, whole genome shotgun sequence:
- the LOC131286193 gene encoding serine/arginine-rich splicing factor 1A codes for MSHGRNECRIYVGNLPPDIRTKDIQDLFYKFGKVSFVDLKNRRGPPFAFVEFEDARDADDAVKARDGYDYDGYRLRVEFPRGGGPGSYRGSRQSNSDRSSRGDRGNRGPPARRSQFRVLVSALPSSGSWQDLKDHMREAGDVCFADVYKDGTGVVEFLRHEDMKYAIKKLDDSRFRSHEGEVGYIRVREDSGNDDKRDYRDRSYSPRRRRGTPTYSPVQRSVSRSRSRSYN; via the exons ATGTCGCATGGCCGTAATGAATGCCGAATCTATGTTGGAAATCTGCCCCCGGATATTAGGACCAAGGATATACaggatttgttttataagTTTGGAAAGGTATCATTCGTGGATCTGAAAAATCGCCGTGGTCCGCCATTTGCTTTCGTCGAGTTTGAGGACGCCCG CGATGCCGACGATGCCGTAAAAGCCCGTGATGGTTACGATTATGATGGGTATCGATTGCGCGTCGAATTTCCCCGCGGTGGTGGCCCGGGAAGCTATCGTGGAAGCCGGCAAAGTAATAGCGACCGCAGCAGTCGTGGTGACCGCGGTAACCGAGGTCCCCCAGCTCGCCGGTCGCAGTTTCGGGTGCTGGTATCCGCACTGCCCTCTTCTGGGTCCTGGCAGGACCTGAAGGATCATATGCGCGAAGCCGGTGACGTTTGCTTTGCCGATGTGTATAAGGACGGCACGGGTGTTGTAGAATTCTTGCGTCACGAAGATATGAAGTATGCCATTAAAAAACTTGACGATTCCCGATTCCGCTCGCACGAG GGGGAAGTTGGCTACATTCGCGTACGAGAAGATTCTGGAAATGACGATAAGCGGGACTACAGAGATAG ATCCTATTCTCCACGTAGACGAAGGGGGACACCAACCTACTCGCCTGTCCAGCGCAGTGTTTCCCGATCGCGGTCTCGGTCCTACAACTAA
- the LOC131286117 gene encoding partitioning defective 6 homolog beta gives MSKSKTAHPKLDSDRVEIKSKFDAEFRRWSVKRSEQHSFEEFQSLIERLHKLDRSQLLVSYIDPRDNDLLPINNDDNFGRALTTARPLLRVIIQKKGDSLEERTGYGTIRPRNLISSILGQTPVKPKGLAISNPHDFRQVSAIIDVDIVPETCRRVRLLKHGSDKPLGFYIRDGTSVRVTANGLEKLPGIFISRLVPGGLAESTGLLAVNDEVLEVNGIEVLGKTLDQVTDMMVANSSNLIITVKPANQRTLAPPRRGSFSRNSQLSGGSHQSQQTTGSDDNDQDDQDEVVDLIEPVTLEESNLISQKDGVLHL, from the exons ATGTCTAAAAGCAAAACAGCTCACCCTAAGCTCGACAGTGATCGTGTAGAAATTAAGTCAAAG TTTGATGCTGAATTCCGACGATGGTCCGTCAAACGCTCCGAACAGCATTCCTTCGAGGAGTTTCAGTCGCTAATCGAGCGGCTACATAAACTGGATCGGTCCCAGCTGCTGGTTTCCTACATCGACCCGCGGGATAATGATCTACTGCCAATCAACAACGACGATAACTTTGGCAGAGCGCTCACTACGGCACGTCCATTGCTGCGGGTGATCATTCAGAAAAAAG GTGATAGTCTGGAGGAGCGAACGGGTTATGGGACCATCAGGCCGAGAAATCTCATCAGCAGTATTCTTGGACAAACTCCGGTAAAACCGAAAGGATTAGCAATATCAAATCCGCATGATTTTCGACAG GTATCCGCTATCATCGATGTGGATATTGTCCCCGAAACATGTCGACGAGTCCGGTTACTGAAGCATGGCAGCGACAAGCCATTAGGATTTTACATTCG GGATGGCACTTCGGTGCGAGTGACGGCGAACGGGTTGGAAAAGCTACCGGGCATATTTATTTCTCGTCTCGTACCAGGTGGCCTGGCGGAAAGTACCGGTCTCCTGGCGGTCAACGACGAAGTTCTGGAAGTGAACGGTATCGAGGTGCTGGGGAAAACGCTTGATCAGGTGACGGACATGATGGTGGCCAACAGCTCCAATCTCATCATCACCGTAAAGCCTGCCAACCAGCGAACTCTCGCTCCACCGCGGCGGGGTTCGTTCTCGCGCAATAGTCAACTGTCCGGCGGTTCGCACCAGTCGCAGCAGACGACCGGTTCGGATGACAATGATCAGGACGACCAGGACGAGGTGGTGGACCTGATAGAACCGGTTACGCTCGAGGAAAGTAATCTCATCTCGCAAAAGGACGGGGTACTGCATTTGTAA
- the LOC131286919 gene encoding transcription initiation factor TFIID subunit 7, translating into MPDKPTKTEAKKDDVAELETQFIMRMPKEPSGALREAIQSGANNLKDRLFIRLDNDLRYGEVRFDHWLLHAKVVDLPTIIESLKTIDSKNFYKTADICQMMICKEEPDQQSAEEESPNKNKKKDPNKVDKKYLWPHGITPPCKNVRKRRFRKTLKKKYVEAPEIEKEVKRLLRVDNDAVNVKWELITEEEDPNKPSPGSGTDNGAPNKSPSKNTKKSSYNKELGEHDIFGEEVSDSDEEDNPINKNIDIDESSRLSAEADDSRLSDSSSYQGTQQGERNPATEFNKSMFSGAGSSSGYRASRRSDTGAGGSKSMSYFQGESSRMDSDNDSSDMPQGGGFGNSQNSNANSATASVNNNARIYELQRQISDLKAQRNQKEQEIRTIENQTLRQRLQDKLDSLLMEIEDKEKEIQDLQAGDKYNLD; encoded by the exons ATGCCGGATAAACCAACTAAAACGGAAGCCAAAAAAGATGATGTAGCTGAACTTGAAACGCAATTCATCATGCGCATGCCAAAG GAACCGTCGGGTGCTCTTCGTGAGGCGATTCAAAGTGGCGCAAATAACTTGAAGGATCGACTGTTTATCCGTTTGGACAACGATCTACGTTATGGGGAGGTCCGGTTCGACCATTGGTTGCTCCACGCCAAGGTGGTTGATCTTCCAACTATCATAGAATCGCTGAAAACGATTGATTCGAAAAACTTTTATAAAACCGCCGACATTTGCCAAATG ATGATTTGCAAGGAGGAGCCCGATCAGCAGTCCGCGGAAGAGGAATCGCCGAAtaagaataagaaaaaagatcCTAACAAAGTTGACAAGAAGTACCTTTGGCCGCACGGAATTACACCACCGTGTAAAAACGTACGCAAACGACGGTTCCGTAAAacgttgaagaaaaaatatgtcGAGGCGCcggaaatagaaaaagaagtgaaacGGCTATTGCGGGTGGATAACGATGCGGTGAACGTCAAGTGGGAGCTCATCACCGAGGAGGAAGATCCAAACAAACCGTCCCCGGGTTCGGGAACGGACAACGGGGCCCCGAACAAGAGCCCATCGAAGAACACTAAAAAGAGTAGTTACAACAAGGAGTTGGGCGAGCACGATATCTTCGGTGAGGAAGTTTCCGATTCCGACGAAGAAGATAATCCGATCAACAAGAACATCGACATCGACGAAAGCAGCCGGTTGTCGGCGGAAGCTGACGATAGCCGACTGTCCGATTCCAGCTCCTACCAGGGAACGCAACAGGGTGAACGGAATCCAGCGACCGAATTTAACAAGAGCATGTTCAGCGGAGCTGGTTCTAGCAGTGGATATCGGGCGTCTCGGCGTTCCGACACGGGTGCCGGTGGATCGAAGTCCATGTCCTACTTCCAGGGTGAGAGCTCACGTATGGATTCCGATAACGATTCGTCCGACATGCCACAGGGTGGCGGTTTTGGCAATAGTCAAAACAGCAACGCGAACAGCGCAACTGCTAGCGTTAACAATAATGCGCGAATCTATGAGCTTCAGCGACAAATTAGCGACCTTAAAGCGCAACGAAACCAGAAGGAGCAAGAAATTCGGACCATCGAAAATCAAACGCTGCGGCAAAGGCTGCAAGACAAGCTGGATAGCTTGCTTATGGAGATTGAAGATAAGGAAAAGGAG ATACAAGATCTTCAGGCTGGAGATAAATATAATTTGGATTAA
- the LOC131285276 gene encoding asparagine synthetase domain-containing protein CG17486, producing the protein MCGIFCYICAGENPSEGEAILQSCIGLLKNRGPNQSAQVWVGTQALFYGSVLWHQGATLCRQPVETDKTVMVFNGDIFQQRDDVEKSDTLWLLRRIELCQSDNDLCQLFGRLRGPFSVIFFRKKENKLFFARDAVGRNSLLVGKTPDANWFITSVGGNISGCTVHELPPCGLYYIDLAHLNEKHPFAVYPWREDYSEAERIFGELTIRHHIILDQLPSLPQYEFHKMFNNTSPLVENLFDFISQSEDINNVCDQLLSALRMSIKERVVNTTKSCKICLPMSTKCSHAKVGILFSGGIDCTILALLADEYVPDKIPIELLNVAFEKINRTSSQQPVEWNVPDRVTGKASVEELRLLRPNRKWIFVEINVLRSELGLHRNRISDLVYPLCNVLDESLGAALWFASKGVGMCNGEPYTSSSRILLLGSGADELFGGYTRHKAAFERCLRDPEVVAGSTESFENAFHALNEELNLDWNRLPSRNLARDDRVISDHGATPRTPYLQEDFIAIVRSLKACQRCYHPLGPGIGDKLILRICAYKLGLREACILRKRALQFGSKIADRKQNAMDRSSFLDH; encoded by the exons ATGTGCGGcatattttgttacatttgCGCCGGTGAAAATCCTTCCGAGGGTGAAGCCATC CTACAATCATGTATTGGCTTGCTCAAAAATCGTGGACCAAACCAAAGCGCTCAGGTTTGGGTCGGTACGCAGGCACTTTTCTATGGTTCCGTCCTATGGCACCAAGGGGCAACGTTGTGCAGGCAGCCTGTGGAGACCGACAAAACGGTTATGGTATTTAATGGAGACATTTTTCAACAACGAGACGATGTAGAAAAAAGCGATACCCTTTGGTTGTTGCGAAGAATCGAATTGTGCCAAAGTGACAACGATCTTTGCCAACTTTTTGGCCGGCTTCGGGGTCCGTTTAGTGTGATATTctttcgaaaaaaagaaaataagcttTTCTTTGCCCGTGATGCTGTGGGACGAAATTCATTATTAGTTGGAAAGACCCCAGATGCAAATTGGTTTATCACTAGTGTTGGTG GTAATATTTCTGGCTGCACAGTTCATGAGCTTCCTCCATGTGGTTTATATTACATCGACCTAGCACACCTTAACGAGAAACATCCGTTTGCCGTTTACCCCTGGAGAGAAGACTATTCAGAGGCCGAACGAATATTTGGAGAATTAACCATTAGGCATCATATCATTCTTGATCAGTTGCCTAGTTTA ccCCAATACGAATTCCACAAAATGTTCAATAACACATCGCCACTTGTTGAaaacttgtttgattttatttctcaatCCGAGGACATTAACAATGTGTGCGACCAATTGCTATCTGCGTTACGTATGTCGATTAAGGAGCGCGTGGTGAAtaccaccaaatcatgtaaaatTTGTCTTCCGATGTCAACGAAATGCAGTCACGCTAAAGTGGGCATACTTTTCTCAGGCGGTATAGATTGTACAATTTTAGCCTTGCTAGCCGATGAGTATGTTCCTGACAAAATTCCAATTGAGTTATTGAACGTTgcctttgaaaaaataaaccgcaCGTCGTCGCAGCAGCCTGTCGAATGGAACGTTCCCGATAGAGTCACAGGAAAAGCTTCGGTAGAAGAACTACGGCTTCTACGTCCTAATCG GAAGTGGATTTTTGTAGAGATCAATGTTTTACGAAGTGAGTTGGGACTCCACCGTAACAGGATTTCCGATCTAGTATATCCCTTATGCAACGTGTTGGACGAGTCATTGGGTGCTGCTCTGTGGTTTGCTTCGAAAGGCGTTGGAATGTGCAACGGAGAACCCTACACAAGTAGCAGCCGA ATCCTGCTGTTAGGGTCTGGAGCGGATGAACTTTTCGGAGGGTACACCCGACACAAAGCCGCATTTGAACGTTGTCTGCGAGACCCAGAAGTCGTTGCCGGGTCCACCGAATCATTCGAGAATGCATTCCACGCATTGAATGAGGAGCTTAATTTAGACTGGAATCGTCTGCCAAGCAGAAACCTGGCTCGCGATGATAGGGTTATAAGCGATCATGGGGCAACCCCGAGAACACCGTACCTTCAAGAAGATTTCATTGCAATTGTACGGTCATTGAAGGCTTGTCAGAGGTGCTATCACCCGCTTGGTCCCGGGATTGGTGATAAGCTGATTCTACGCATCTGTGCCTATAAGCTCGGTCTACGAGAGGCCTGTATTTTACGCAAACGTGCATTACAATTTGGCTCTAAGATTGCTGATAGGAAGCAGAATGCGATGGATCGATCATCATTTTTGGATCATTAA
- the LOC131285278 gene encoding glutamyl-tRNA(Gln) amidotransferase subunit C, mitochondrial, whose translation MKTKVCLLIVVVDLFSVRSLSNYTVINSGWRVKYNFGKLNMFRGIATRIVHRSFATVHATPPPPSVTKDIQNRIWEAKRLRYPTKVPQNPIKSSTEVNESGPGKTTPIVLTDQTVRLLERLSLVNLDSKEAYKTLQDSIEFASRILHIETDGVQPLYCVLEQHKLTLRPDIVDDGGCQEEVLKNAAITEEEYFVAPPGNIPLEQS comes from the exons ATGAAAACCAAG gtttgtttgttgattgttgttgttgatttgtTCTCGGTGCGGTCGTTATCTAATTACACGGTGATAAATAGTGGATGGCGtgtgaaatacaattttggaaaattgaacaTGTTTCGAGGAATTGCTACGCGAATCGTACATAGAAGTTTCGCTACGGTACATGCCACTCCGCCGCCACCCTCTGTCACAAAGGACATCCAGAACCGCATTTGGGAGGCAAAGCGTCTACGGTACCCGACTAAAGTGCCCCAGAATCCTATTAAGAGCTCCACGGAGGTGAATGAAAGCGGGCCTGGAAAAACTACACCGATTGTTCTTACTGACCAAACTGTCCGATTGTTGGAGCGGTTGTCACTTGTAAACCTCGACAGCAA GGAGGCTTACAAAACATTACAAGATTCTATCGAATTCGCTTCAAGGATTCTTCATATTGAAACAGATGGTGTTCAACCACTATATTGCGTGTTGGAACAACACAAGCTAACGCTACGGCCGGATATAGTCGACGATGGTGGTTGTCAGGAGGAAGTGCTCAAGAACGCTGCCATTACTGAAGAGGAATATTTTGTAGCTCCTCCAGGAAACATTCCTCTCGAGCAGTCATAG
- the LOC131289600 gene encoding DNA polymerase subunit gamma-2, mitochondrial yields MVNKARVGKSFVELLEACRRSKFVDFIIEDNVVRQLSLTPIGRMLYDNLRKQWNHMIGSSMAGTTSVPVYTGSGSLNLRENFNFIRENYPLSFPFGLTVEQEKSNYSVMLGDHFSLELPVANELCTTYLVPPQMAKQFLYQTQRQRKIWWMRFSDNPGRYFISDAKASENAETTTVSICSRFAERMDEPIALELEHLELLPKGLGEDELDKLHLTVPNSKKKIKPSVVRVRHELTRATLAILMDALESHSSGKCVKIHRKIAPFKCGIVYQSQDDSLRHDLEDLSKHLSIVLRKAQISVLNCALEQHGKTPESSYQRRIAHLDVIGVPYTIVLNNESLKTGLMQLRSRDTTLCETIHISDLPEYLIKIVAS; encoded by the exons ATGGTAAATAAAGCTCGAGTAGGCAAATCGTTTGTGGAGCTGTTGGAGGCCTGCAGACGTAGTAAATTTGTAGATTTCATTATTGAAGACAATGTAGTTCGTCAATTATCTCTCACGCCTATCGGTCGAATGCTGTACGACAATCTGCGCAAGCAGTGGAACCACATGATAGGCAGTTCAATGGCTGGTACAACTTCCGTACCCGTATATACCGGCAGTGGCAGCTTGAATTTAAGAGAAAACTTTAACTTTATACGGGAAAATTATCCTTTAAGTTTTCCTTTTGGTCTTACGGTAGAGCAGGAAAAGAGCAACTATTCGGTGATGCTTGGAGACCACTTTTCGCTGGAGCTCCCGGTGGCTAATGAGTTGTGTACGACCTACCTTGTACCACCGCAGATGGCAAAACAGTTTCTTTATCAAACACAACGGCAGCGCAAGATATGGTGGATGCGTTTTTCCGATAATCCCGGACGATACTTTATCTCCGATGCAAAGGCCAGCGAAAACGCAGAAACCACAACTGTATCGATATGTTCCCGATTCGCTGAACGAATGGACGAACCAATCGCACTGGAGCTGGAGCATTTAGAACTGTTGCCCAAGGGACTAGGAGAAGATGAGTTGGACAAACTTCATTTGACGGTTCCAAAttcgaagaagaaaatcaaacctTCTGTGGTGCGCGTACGGCATGAGCTTACGCGTGCCACATTAGCCATTTTGATGGATGCTCTAGAATCCCATTCATCTGGGAAGTGTGTAAAAATACATCGGAAAATTGCGCCGTTCAAGTGCGGTATCGTGTACCAATCGCAAG ATGATTCCCTACGGCACGATCTGGAAGATCTTTCTAAGCATCTCTCGATTGTTCTTCGCAAGGCACAAATTTCCGTACTCAACTGCGCCCTGGAACAACACGGTAAAACGCCAGAAAGCAGCTACCAGCGGCGGATTGCCCATCTGGATGTCATCGGTGTACCATATACAATCGTGCTTAACAACGAATCCCTGAAAACTGGCCTTATGCAGCTCCGATCACGTGATACAACCCTTTGCGAAACGATTCATATTTCTGATCTGCCggaatatttaataaaaatcgtAGCCAGCTAa
- the LOC131289599 gene encoding origin recognition complex subunit 5 encodes MEQSFREKIVEEISLQFPCRETIIRKLYQYYGTGDPFPPAIYMYGHTSTGKSSVLESLFSRLDGIRYVVLNTIGAYTNKIFFETIAQELQDHLLSSANNYSYSRKLEYMKDFLAELRKLEPAFSYVIVLENAERLRDMDHNVLPMMLQLPEATGLNISVVLVSSLPFEKYYTRTGLPPLIKLFVPEYTRDDIQRILMNDYEKIKLDACDRTNFCDLSPSEQAKRSSLVEKTLTKEFYANYVNIFLSTFWKVCRDVKELQLVANECFVKYYEPVLEGTIDAQDAMKLWRNISKVMRSALSTIYMRMGMVSQQDVPVRLAQNIELPYYAKYLLIAAYLASHNAAKEDKRLFMKNHGKQKKRLQTVNARAKVVEKMATQLGPKPFSVDRLLAIFYAIIDEKVGLTCNLLAQIPTLMHLKFLTCSTGESSTLEGSSRLQCNVGLDFIVQIGRMVGFNVRQYLSDFV; translated from the exons ATGGAGCAAagttttcgagaaaaaattgTGGAGGAAATATCGCTACAATTCCCCTGCCGTGAAACTATCATTCGCAAGTTGTACCAGTACTATGGGACAGGGGATCCTTTTCCGCCTGCTATCTACATGTACGGTCATACCTCGACAGGGAAATCGTCCGTTCTTGAATCGTTGTTTTCACGCTTGGACGGTATAAGATACGTAGTACTTAACACGATCGGTGCCTATACGAACAAAATCTTCTTCGAAACTATCGCTCAAGAGTTGCAAGATCATTTGTtgtcttcggcaaacaatTATAGTTACAGTCGCAAACTTGAGTACATGAAAGACTTCCTCGCAGAGCTGCGGAAACTCGAACCTGCCTTTTCGTACGTCATTGTACTCGAGAATGCTGAGCGTTTACGTGATATGGACCATAATGTGCTCCCGATGATGCTGCAGCTTCCTGAAGCCACGGGATTGAACATATCCGTTGTGCTGGTTTCATCGTTGCCGTTCGAGAAATACTACACCAGAACCGGCCTGCCGCCGTTGATAAAATTGTTCGTGCCCGAGTACACACGGGACGATATACAGCGGATATTGATGAACGATTATGAGAAG ATTAAGCTGGATGCATGCGATAGAACCAATTTCTGTGATTTATCCCCAAGCGAGCAGGCGAAGCGAAGTAGTCTGGTAGAAAAAACTCTAACTAAAGAATTCTACGCCAACTATGTGAACATCTTTCTTAGCACCTTTTGGAAGGTTTGCCGTGATGTGAAGGAGCTGCAGCTGGTTGCTAACGAGTGCTTCGTGAAATATTACGAACCGGTGCTAGAGGGAACGATCGACGCGCAGGATGCGATGAAACTTTGGCGTAATATTTCGAAAGTCATGAGATCCGCCCTTAGTACGATCTACATGCGCATGGGAATGGTCAGCCAGCAGGACGTTCCGGTGCGTCTAGCTCAAAACATAGAGTTGCCCTATTACGCCAAATATTTGCTAATTGCGGCGTATTTAGCAAGCCACAATGCTGCCAAGGAGGACAAACGtctgtttatgaaaaatcatggAAAACAGAAGAAACGACTGCAAACCGTTAATGCACGTGCCAAGGTAGtggaaaaaatggcaacaCAACTGGGCCCGAAACCGTTCAGCGTGGACAGACTGCTGGCAATTTTCTACGCCATCATAGACGAAAAGGTTGGATTAACATGCAATCTATTGGCGCAGATCCCAACATTGATGCACCTCAAGTTTCTCACGTGCTCTACGGGTGAAAGCAGCACCTTGGAAGGATCGTCACGACTGCAATGCAACGTCGGGCTGGACTTCATCGTGCAGATTGGCCGTATGGTCGGGTTCAATGTGCGccagtatttgagtgattttgttTAG